A portion of the Planktothrix sp. FACHB-1365 genome contains these proteins:
- a CDS encoding MerR family DNA-binding transcriptional regulator, translating into MAYIPLRKAVEFLGLHPNTLRKYADEGKIKSIKNPAGQRL; encoded by the coding sequence ATGGCATACATACCACTCAGGAAAGCGGTCGAATTTCTGGGTCTACATCCAAATACGTTGAGAAAATATGCCGATGAAGGGAAAATCAAAAGCATCAAAAACCCGGCAGGGCAAAGACT